One region of Pogoniulus pusillus isolate bPogPus1 unplaced genomic scaffold, bPogPus1.pri scaffold_62_arrow_ctg1, whole genome shotgun sequence genomic DNA includes:
- the LOC135174359 gene encoding zinc finger protein 883-like has protein sequence MATLKESNQNPKKKYPENKLEEPKSSYVEEEEEEEETEGNKDMDEEDGEEEVGVEEYGDDNHLEGEHDAEENRKKGDASVSSKHVNQCPKGGQSIPPSSKPVEHHCPNPGTGPSTSGKCSKSFSLSTSLARDCHITPEKKPYICAGCGKTFTRSLTLIAHWHSHAGNKPFACTNCGRSFCDGPSFFQHRHVHTKEKPHICGDCGRSFQEKSMLIAHWHIHAGDKPFTCSDCGKSFSVSCRFFRHCRIHTGEKPYCCAGCGKSFQWSKTLITHWRVHTGEKPFGCDDCCETFCHISHFEQHRCVHAGKRPYSCRNCGKQFSHSIDCKQHVCRLPFKDHRQGRSKETPLATEAIEEQNIIVQDSESVQHMHTCTSEMPDAHAKNSKSLAKHLHVRKSKKSLTCPDCGKSFKRKSHLTRHCRTHTNERPYMCGVCKRRFTDSSALTQHRRTHTGEKPFTCSDCGKCFRQASTLAQHHRVHTGEKPYHCTECDKSFSCSSNLTHHLLVHTGEKPFSCTSCEKSFTRRFDLLKHCRIHTGEQLKKTYICPDCSRRFLHKSSLNQHRRVHAGEKPVFTCTHCTKKFSSRSTLNKHHRTQACGKSVEEKS, from the coding sequence ATGGCTACCCTCAAGGAGTCAAACCAGAACCCAAAGAAGAAGTACCCAGAGAACAAGTTGGAGGAACCAAAGAGCAGCTatgtggaagaagaggaggaggaggaggaaacagaGGGCAACAAAGACATGGATGAGGAAGATGGCGAGGAAGAAGTAGGTGTGGAGGAGTATGGTGATGACAACCACTTGGAAGGGGAGCATGATGCAGAAGAGAACAGAAAGAAGGGAGATGCTTCTGTATCATCCAAGCATGTGAATCAGTGCCCCAAAGGTGGGCAGAGCATCCCgcccagctcaaagccagtgGAGCACCACTGCCCCAACCCTGGCACTGGGCCCTCCACCTCTGGTAAGTGCAGCAAGAGCTTCAGCCTCAGCACAAGCCTTGCCCGGGACTGTCACATCACCCCTGAGAAGAAACCATACATCTGCGCTGGCTGTGGCAAGACCTTCACTCGCAGCCTGACACTCATTGCCCACTGGCACAGCCACGCTGGGAATAAGCCGTTCGCCTGCACCAACTGTGGGAGAAGCTTCTGCGATGGCCCCAGCTTCTTCCAGCACCGCCATGTCCACACCAAGGAGAAGCCACACATCTGTGGTGACTGTGGCAGGAGCTTCCAGGAGAAGTCAATGCTCATCGCCCACTGGCACATTCATGCTGGTGACAAACCCTTCACCTGTAGcgactgcggcaagagcttcagtGTTAGCTGCCGCTTCTTCCGGCACTGCCGcatccacactggtgagaagccctactgctgtgctggctgtggcaagagcttccagTGGAGCAAGACCCTCATCACTCACTGGCgtgtccacactggtgagaagcccttTGGGTGCGATGATTGCTGTGAGACCTTCTGCCATATTTCCCACTTTGAGCAGCACCGCTGTGTCCATGCAGGCAAGAGGCCGTACAGCTGCAGAAACTGTGGCAAGCAATTTAGCCACAGCATTGACTGCAAACAGCATGTGTGCAGACTCCCCTTCAAGGACcacaggcagggcagaagcAAGGAGACGCCACTGGCCACAGAAGCCATTGAGGAGCAGAACATCATTGTCCAGGACTCAGAGTCAGTACAGCACATGCACACTTGCACCAGCGAGATGCCAGATGCCCATGCCAAAAACAGCAAGAGTTTAGCCAAGCATCTCCATGTCCGCAAGAGCAAGAAGTCCTTAACCTGCCCTGACTGTGGAAAGAGCTTCAAACGGAAGTCCCATCTCACCCGGCACTGCCGCACTCACACCAACGAGAGGCCCTACATGTGTGGTGTCTGCAAGAGACGTTTCACTGACTCGTCTGCCCTCACCCAGCACCGTCGCacccacactggtgagaagcccttcacctgctCTGACTGTGGCAAGTGCTTCCGGCAAGCCTCCACACTTGCCCAGCACCATCGTGTGCACACTGGTGAAAAGCCATACCACTGCACTGAATGTGACAAGAGCTTCAGCTGTAGCTCTAACCTCACCCATCACCTCCTtgtccacactggtgagaagcccttcTCCTGCACCAGCTGTGAAAAGAGCTTCACCCGTAGGTTTGACCTGCTCAAACACTGTCGCATCCACACTGGTGAGCAGCTCAAGAAGACTTACATCTGtcctgactgcagcaggaggttCCTCCATAAGTCCTCCCTCAACCAGCACCGTCGTGTCCATGCTGGCGAAAAGCCTGTCTTCACATGCACCCACTGCACCAAGAAATTCAGCAGCAGATCCACCCTCAACAAGCACCACCGCACCCAGGCTTGTGGCAAGTCTGTGGAAGAGAAGTCATAA